A window of the Lagenorhynchus albirostris chromosome 1, mLagAlb1.1, whole genome shotgun sequence genome harbors these coding sequences:
- the LOC132518891 gene encoding small ribosomal subunit protein uS2-like: protein MSGALDVLQMEEDVLKFLAAGTHLGGTNLDFQMEQYIYKRKSDGIYIINLKRTWEKRLLAARAIVAIESPADVSVISSRNTGQRAGLKFAAATGATPTVGRFTPGTFTNQIQAAFREPRLLVVTDPRADHQPLTEASYVNLPTIALCNRDSPLRYVDIAIPCNNKGAHSVGLMWWMLAWEVLRMRGTVSREHPWEVMPDLYFYRDPEEIEKEEQAAAEKAVAKEEFQGEWTAPAPEFTATQPEVADWSEGVQVPCVSIQQFTTEDWSAQPATEDWSEAPTAQATEWVGTTTEWS from the coding sequence ATGTCTGGAGCCCTTGATGTCCTGCAAATGGAGGAGGATGTCCTCAAATTCCTTGCAGCAGGAACCCACTTAGGTGGCACCAACCTTGACTTCCAAATGGAACAGTACATCTACAAAAGGAAAAGTGATGGCATCTACATCATAAATCTGAAGAGAACCTGGGAGAAGCGTCTGTTGGCAGCTCGTGCCATTGTTGCCATTGAAAGCCCAGCTGATGTCAGTGTCATATCCTCCAGGAATACTGGCCAGCGAGCTGGGCTGAAGTTTGCTGCTGCCACTGGAGCCACTCCTACTGTTGGCCGCTTCACTCCTGGAACCTTCACGAACCAGATCCAGGCAGCCTTCCGGGAGCCAAGACTTCTGGTGGTTACTGATCCCAGGGCTGACCACCAGCCTCTCACAGAGGCCTCTTACGTTAACCTGCCTACCATTGCTCTGTGTAACAGAGACTCTCCTCTGCGGTATGTGGACATTGCCATCCCATGTAACAACAAGGGAGCTCACTCAGTGGGTCTGATGTGGTGGATGCTTGCCTGGGAAGTTCTGCGCATGCGTGGCACCGTCTCCCGTGAACACCCATGGGAGGTCATGCCTGATCTCTACTTCTACAGAGATCCTGaagagattgaaaaggaagagcagGCAGCAGCTGAGAAGGCTGTGGCCAAGGAGGAATTTCAAGGTGAATGGACTGCTCCAGCTCCTGAGTTCACTGCTACTCAGCCTGAGGTGGCGGACTGGTCTGAGGGTGTGCAGGTGCCCTGTGTGTCTATTCAGCAGTTCACCACTGAAGACTGGAGTGCTCAGCCTGCTACTGAAGACTGGTCTGAAGCTCCCACTGCTCAGGCCACTGAGTGGGTAGGAACAACCACTGAGTGGTCTTAA